Proteins encoded together in one Hymenobacter monticola window:
- a CDS encoding glycoside hydrolase family 43 protein, with product MKVYLPALVATLVLATACTKDKPAPFDPGPTQVFRNPIVSSKFTADPAALVHNGTVYVYAGHDEADTGQNQYVMNEWLCYSSTDMVNWTEHPVPLRVGAFAWARADAWASQVIARNGKFYWYATVDHRTVPGKAIGVAVSNSPTGPFTDALGTALITNNMTTAVNSFFDDIDPTVFIASSGQAYLYWGNTACYYAKLKPNMVELDGPIRTIPLPAYTEAPWIHQRGSWYYLSYASGFPEKIAYARSRSPEGPWVYQGVLNELATNSETNHQAIIDFKGKSYFIYHNGALPTGGNFRRSVCVDYLRYNADSTMQKVVMTNLGVEPAL from the coding sequence ATGAAAGTTTACCTACCCGCTTTAGTAGCCACCCTGGTCCTGGCCACTGCCTGTACGAAAGACAAACCGGCCCCTTTTGACCCCGGCCCAACGCAGGTATTTCGCAACCCCATTGTGAGCAGCAAATTCACGGCCGACCCCGCCGCGCTGGTGCACAACGGCACGGTGTACGTGTACGCCGGGCACGACGAGGCCGACACGGGGCAAAACCAGTACGTTATGAACGAGTGGCTCTGCTACTCCTCCACCGACATGGTGAACTGGACCGAGCACCCGGTGCCGCTGCGGGTGGGCGCCTTTGCCTGGGCCCGCGCCGATGCCTGGGCCTCGCAGGTGATAGCGCGCAACGGCAAGTTTTACTGGTACGCCACCGTGGACCACCGCACCGTGCCCGGCAAAGCCATCGGCGTGGCGGTGTCCAACAGCCCCACCGGCCCGTTTACGGATGCCTTGGGCACGGCCCTCATCACCAACAACATGACCACGGCCGTGAACAGCTTCTTCGACGACATCGACCCCACGGTGTTCATTGCCAGCAGCGGCCAGGCCTACCTCTACTGGGGCAACACGGCCTGCTACTACGCCAAGCTCAAGCCCAACATGGTGGAGCTGGACGGGCCCATTCGCACCATTCCGCTACCGGCCTACACCGAGGCGCCCTGGATACACCAGCGCGGCAGCTGGTACTACCTGAGCTACGCCAGCGGCTTTCCCGAAAAAATAGCCTACGCCCGGAGCCGCAGCCCCGAAGGCCCCTGGGTGTACCAGGGCGTGCTCAACGAGCTGGCCACCAATTCCGAAACCAACCACCAGGCCATCATCGACTTCAAGGGCAAGTCTTACTTCATCTACCACAACGGCGCCCTGCCCACCGGGGGCAATTTCCGCCGTTCGGTGTGCGTGGACTACCTGCGCTACAACGCCGACAGCACCATGCAAAAAGTGGTGATGACCAACCTCGGCGTAGAGCCGGCCCTCTGA
- a CDS encoding RICIN domain-containing protein — translation MKSSFTSAHQPLAGSSIHAALKRLLPARLGGAWRLAALVLLLGTLSRPALALQGNDNCHDPSSIVKDGNKYWIFTTGTDIYAMYSYDLVKWESGPQSVFNGFRPAWIANRVPGFTGEYWAPECVYRNGKYYLYYSCSTFGSNVSAIGVATNVTLDPANPNYQWIDQGEVVASGSNGACNAIDPAIITDAAGGVWMTYGSFFKGLGLIKLDATTGKRSGTSFYWLAGNVAADGVTRNSSGSEAPYIVRNGSYYYLFLNKGACCKGSNSTYYIQVGRSTSVTGPYLDKNGVDLNQNGGTTLIATSGKYVGPGHVGLFIENGANYLSHHYYDNTQNGRARLSVGNMGYDGAGWPFITRDWLAAGQYTLTNLSSGKRWDDWGCTGALYESVAQGTAANLTCQKWNLTPDGNGEYRITTAMSSGLAAEVVGGSPNNGARLQLNTYTGAASQRFKIERASNGTYVLASVNGNRVVEVPACSATAGVQLALYDYLANACQQWTIAPGAAGRALAVQDSKGAAFSVLPNPAVQGRFVVKLAEELATGPVTMTLADVQGRVVYRGSSAGQAEVLVVADVPAGLYLLRVTGAQRSYSAKVVIQ, via the coding sequence ATGAAAAGCAGTTTTACGTCCGCCCACCAGCCCCTTGCGGGCTCTTCTATTCATGCCGCGCTCAAGCGCTTGCTGCCCGCTCGGCTGGGCGGCGCGTGGCGACTGGCCGCATTAGTGCTGTTACTTGGCACCTTGAGCCGGCCTGCCCTGGCCCTGCAGGGCAACGACAATTGCCATGACCCGTCGTCCATTGTGAAGGATGGCAACAAGTACTGGATTTTTACTACCGGCACCGACATCTACGCCATGTATTCCTACGACCTAGTGAAGTGGGAATCGGGCCCGCAGTCGGTGTTCAATGGTTTCCGGCCGGCCTGGATAGCGAACCGCGTGCCCGGCTTTACCGGCGAGTACTGGGCCCCCGAGTGCGTGTACCGCAACGGCAAGTACTACCTGTACTACTCCTGCTCCACGTTCGGCTCCAACGTGTCGGCCATTGGCGTGGCCACCAACGTTACCCTGGACCCCGCCAATCCCAACTACCAATGGATTGACCAGGGCGAAGTGGTGGCGAGCGGCAGCAATGGCGCCTGCAACGCCATCGACCCTGCCATCATCACCGACGCCGCCGGCGGCGTCTGGATGACCTACGGCTCGTTCTTCAAAGGGCTGGGCTTAATAAAGCTCGACGCCACCACCGGCAAACGCTCGGGCACCAGCTTCTACTGGCTGGCCGGCAACGTGGCCGCCGACGGCGTGACGCGCAACAGCAGCGGGAGCGAAGCGCCCTACATTGTGCGCAACGGCAGCTACTACTACCTTTTCCTCAACAAAGGCGCCTGCTGCAAAGGCTCCAACAGCACCTACTACATCCAAGTAGGGCGGTCGACGAGCGTTACGGGCCCGTACCTCGATAAAAACGGCGTCGACCTGAACCAGAACGGCGGCACCACGCTCATTGCCACCAGCGGCAAATACGTGGGGCCGGGCCACGTGGGCTTGTTTATCGAAAACGGCGCTAATTACCTTTCCCACCACTACTACGACAACACCCAGAACGGCCGCGCCCGCCTCAGCGTGGGCAACATGGGCTACGACGGCGCCGGCTGGCCCTTCATCACCCGCGACTGGCTGGCCGCGGGCCAGTACACGCTCACCAACCTCAGCAGCGGCAAGCGCTGGGACGATTGGGGCTGCACCGGCGCCCTCTACGAAAGCGTGGCGCAAGGCACCGCCGCCAACCTGACCTGCCAGAAGTGGAACCTGACGCCCGACGGCAACGGCGAGTACCGCATCACCACGGCCATGAGCAGCGGCCTGGCCGCCGAGGTAGTAGGCGGCAGCCCCAACAATGGCGCCCGCCTGCAACTGAACACCTACACCGGCGCCGCCAGCCAGCGCTTCAAAATAGAGCGGGCCAGCAACGGCACCTACGTGCTGGCCTCGGTGAACGGCAACCGCGTGGTGGAAGTACCGGCCTGCTCGGCCACCGCCGGCGTGCAGCTGGCCCTCTACGACTACCTGGCCAACGCCTGCCAGCAATGGACCATTGCCCCAGGCGCCGCCGGCCGCGCATTAGCCGTGCAAGATTCCAAAGGTGCCGCCTTCAGCGTGCTTCCCAACCCGGCGGTGCAGGGCCGCTTCGTGGTGAAGCTGGCGGAGGAGCTGGCCACCGGGCCGGTCACCATGACGCTGGCCGACGTGCAGGGCCGGGTGGTGTACCGCGGCAGCAGCGCGGGGCAGGCCGAGGTGCTGGTGGTGGCCGATGTACCGGCCGGACTGTACCTGCTGCGGGTGACCGGCGCGCAGCGCAGCTACTCAGCGAAAGTTGTCATTCAATAG